The region ATAATGATTGTAACATTAGAAAAACAATGTTGGTTGACTATTTTATCTTGTTGAATCTAGTTTATTACAACTGTACTCTGGCTTTTCTCTGTCGTTTTCCCTTTTTAGGACGAGTCATCATGTCATCTGGGTCTTTTACTAAGAGCCTACAACCTATTTTGATCACTACCATTATACTAGGGATTCTTATGACTGTGTTTTTTGTGTATTATAAGCCATCTACAAGCTGGTTATATAGTGCGACAGAGCCAGAGGTTCCAAAAGATGAGGTCAGGAGCACCGTCTCCACTAAGAGCAGTAAAAATGTGACGACATTGCTGGTCTGGTTTTGGCCCTTTGGAAGCAAATATGACCTGACCGTGTGCAGCTCGGCCTTCAACATCGAGGGCTGCTTCATCACAGCAGACAGAACATTCTACAATCAGTCAGATGGGCTGCTCATCCATTACCGGGACGTCAGCGGCGACTTGTCCAACCTGCCGAAGCTCGAGCGACCGCCATTCCAGAAGTGGATATGGATGAACCTGGAGTCACCGACCCATTCATGGACACATCCTGGGGTCGAGAACCTATTCAATTTGACTCTCAATTACCGTCGGGATGCTGATATTAACGTTCCTTATGGATCCATTTTAGCAGCGAAGACCAAGGAGGACTTTGTACCACCGAGCAAAGACAAGCTGGTCTGCTGGATTGTGAGCAACTGGGACCCAAACCATGTGAGGGTGAAATACTATAATGAACTTAAAAATCACATTGAGATCCACACATATGGAAACGCCTTTAATCACCGTCTTTCTGATCAAGACTTCCTTCCGACAATAAGAAGCTGTAAGTTTTATTTGTCCTTCGAGAACTCGATCCACAAGGATTACATCACTGAGAAACTGTACAACCCGCTCTCTGTGGGCACAGTGCCGGTGGTTCTCGGCCCACCGAGGAAGAACTATGAGAACTTTGTTCCAGGAGATGCTTTTATCCACATAAATGACTTTGCTTCAGCCAAAGAGCTGGCCGAGTACCTGCTGCAGCTGGACAAGAACGAGGAAATGTATCTCAAGTACTTCAAGTGGCGGCGGCACTTTAGAGCAAAGACAGTCCAGTTCTGGGCCGAGCACACGTGCAAGGCTTGTGATTATCTAAAAAGGCACTCAGAGTACCAGGTATTCAAAGGCCTTGACAAGTGGTACTGGGGCTAGATTTCCTTCTTTTACCTTGTCACCTCTTCATGAAATACAAAacagacataaaaaaaagtGGCTGCTCGAGAGCAAGACAAGCAAATAAGAGAAGGATTTTAAGTAATGCTGGATTTAACTGAGGCAATCTCTGGAATGTGAATGCTCTTTTAAAGAATTTAAAGAATTTGTCCTTTGATTAATTTTGCACATCTTAAAATGACAGCTAGATGCCCTGAAAACTGGAATATGAGGGTTGAAGACAGTTTGAACCATTGAAAGTCTGGGAAAACACGACATATGTTCTCAAAGGACAAATAATGACGGGCAAAAGTCATCTCCTTATATGTGTGCATCAAGATCATCAGAGGTAGCACTCATGCTGTATGCGTATAGCATTcacttgggaaaaaaaaagaaaaagctctgtTTTTGCGTGACACCCCCCCCCTTTAATGGAAGCCAACATGACCAACTTGTTTAGTTTTATCAAGTTTTCCTTTAATCTGGGTTTAAGACACTGGGAGATAGTCCTGTCTCTAAGCCATATAGATGGTATTACcattagtttgtcgactttaTGCAGAAACCTAAGGACTATGCCGTTGTTCAGACGGAAAGCCATTTCAGATCTCCTCTACATAACAATGTTTCTCCAGGAGCAGTTGAACATATCTGATCCATGGATACAAGATGATGAATGCATTCCGGCTGGCTTTGAGGTGGCCCAAGAGACGATCAGGAGACTGCTGAAAATATTGGATCTGCAAGGTGTGCAGCTGAGGAGACGGAATCGCCTTCGAAGGCGTATGGGCGGAAAACATTACCTGGAAAAATAGAAgaaattatatttaaaacatggtggaaaaaaatacctcaaaaaacagaaacaattaTTCATAAAAGCAGGGCGGAAAAAATTACGCCGAAaagcaaagctttttttttttttccaagtgaaTGCATTACGCTTCCATAATTCATGGAAATACTGTAGACATATTTTAAAACATAAACAGTACATagacaaataaatgtaaaaggaaatgaaagtgcctttaaaagtttttttttctcttatatttatattttcatattCTGGTGTCTgggcaatgaaaaaaaaatcattaactaACAAAGTTAGTCcgaatttttttatgttttttgtttttccttccattattaatcattttgggatttttttttcatttcatttttttttctgaggttCTAACCCTATGTATATGATCTTGCTGAGATGGCTGAGCCAAAATGCAATAGAGATTTGTGTGAAGCCCTGTGACTTTAGGCACTTTGTGCTATCATAGATGAAGTTATCATGAGTAGGGAATTtcaaagagagagagggggggacaATCTAGCTACGGGTGGAATACCAGACATATACTAAAAAGCAAGCAAATAATGTAGTAAAGTTTCACATCAGTGTAtttgaataaatacatttaacaataaCAGCATTATAATGATGATttgcagtgttttattttttgtagctcttGAGCTACAAAGCTCTGGAAGTCATCATTGCTGCAGATGAGGGCCAGTTCAGTTTTCAACTTGTTCTTGTTCAGCAGACGATAAACTTCCATGGTGTGTTCAGTGCACTGATCAGATTTTTGGTGAAGGAGAAACGGTCTTGTGCATGGCCTAAGATTAAGCATTTTGTTATTAATCTGGTGTAATGCTCCATGCAGTGCCAAATGAATATGCTGCATGTAATTTACTGTCCGTATACTTCACGTAACTGTGACTGTTCAGGGATCGTGGTCTCTTTAAATGGTGTGATGACACTGAGCTCCATGCGGGTTGGATTGCTGAACAGCGccatttttgtttagagttCCTCTCTTGCAATTGCAATAAATGAGATATGCTTTTGTGTGATCAACATGTGAAATTGTCTACTCGATTTTCTGAAATTTCCACAAATGGATAAGTTTAATAGAATATGGAAATAGGTATAAGTCAGCTTTGGCATTGGTATTATGaattaatatataaaaacaaattatcTGATGTATTATGTGTTCATTACATTTAAGGGCAAGTGTAAATTAACGTAGCACCTCTATAAAAGTAGCCTATTATATTATACATGGTCTATTCTAAGGTGTGTACTTTTCTGCACAATACACAACTACGattaaaaacattgtaaaagaccaacagcacaCATTTAGCTTCTATGACACAGCCGTAGTGGGCCTCATCTCCAACAACGATGAGTCTGCTTACTAGACTGAGATTAAACATCTCGTGGAGCTGATAGTGGACTTTGGCAGGAACCAGGGGAACCTCCTCCTGGTCCTGTCATATTAACACCTCGGTGAAGAAAGGCCCCCAGCATCTTTACTTCCTAACTGAGGGACTTCCAACGCCCACTCAGGGCACTTACGAACTTCTACACTGGCACTATAGAGAGTGTCCTGAGTGGGAGCATCACTAACTGGAGGGGGAACGTCGCCAAAAGGACCAGCTGGCTCTCAGGAGGGTGGTTCGCTCTGCTGAGAGGACCATCAGGCCCACCCTCCCAAACCTGCAGGATATTTATTCCAACTGCTGCAGGATATTTATTCCAACTGCTGCAGGATATTTATTCCAACTGCTGCAGGATATTTATTCCAACTGCTGCAGGATATTTATTCCAACTGCTGCAGGGCCAGAGCCAGGAAGATCAGCAGCAACCCCAGCCACCCAAACAATGGACTGTTATCCTTGCTACCTTCAGGGAGACGGTACAAACAGCTGAGGGTCAAAGCAGACAGGATTAGAAGGAGTTTCTTTCCTCGGGCCACCAGCCTGTTGAACTCCACGTAAcatacacatactgtacatctcTTTGCACTACTACACTTTGCCATTTTGCCATTTAACATTGACTCTTTCCTTAGTACTTGCACCCAGTTTATTGCACTGTATGCACCTATTTCTACCTTTTCTATTGCTTTTGAATGTTCTTTAcgtttttactcatttttttttaatcgtttgATTTGAACTAAGGTACATAAGAATTTCACTGTAATTACTTGAAATTATATgtgacaaataaacaaaactggAACTTGAGCTTCTGTCTCACCTCTGAAGGTCACCTGGGCCCAGTGTGCCCGTTTCTTTTCCAGCTGAGATACACTGACACTATTCTCCACAGAAAGCAGGGAGGGAACATGAACAGGACCAGTGGAGAAAATTTAAGCTTTACTTTCCAggtaaaataacaagaaatgCTTAGTTCAAGCATCACAGGGAATAACACaatatcagaaatattaaacaaCACACATATTAATTTCCCTGATATTTTGTATGTTGTCTGAACTGCTGCATGATTCTCTGGAGAAAGACGAGTCGATGGTCGATTGATAGCGATGTCTGGCTGATCAGGTCCAAGCTTTTTTACGTCAAGCTTCTCTCAAATGCCGTTGTTTTAAGTGACTTCACTGaatttaatttatctttttcCATTTTGCTTTTCTCCGTTGTCCGTCTCTAACTCCccctcaaactcaaactcactCTGCCGCACCTTGTGACCGACGGCAGTAAACATAGCAAGGACGGTGGTGAGTCCAGCTGCATTCAAATTTAGCTGCACCCTGACAAGcgaagtattttattttattttgcatttttttcttatGGTGAGTGGtggggcggcgccctagcgccctGTATTGCTCCGCCACCACTGCTGCCAACGTCAGACGCAATTGTTGAGGTCATGAACACGCTTCGTATTTTGGCTCAAAATGTTATCAATAAGGCGTTGAAGCAGAAACGCACCAAAGTTTGGTTATATTTCACGAAAAAGGACAATACTAGGGCTAGGTAgaaccatagactgtatataacaattagggttgccacctttcagaaatagaaataagggacgccccgatttcagcagcgcagacgccaaaaaaagggacatccccaaaacttctaaactgcatagaaatgtatttattttatgcgaaaaaaacagaatgctttgatttcaagtttaaagtgctttaatagcattgaacttgcatgagtgtacagacagacaaccatactagcaactgaaatagtctCCTATGCTATGTTTGGGTAAAAGTATGGTGTAATATATGGTgtatatagtgtaaaagttaatttatttcaatacttcaactgaaaaggtgaaactaatatattacataatctcattacatgcaaagcaatatatgttaaacctttatttgttataattttgatgattgaattgtttattgatttcataaaatattctttttttttagattttttatttggggttttcataaactgtgagccataatcaccaaaattataacaaataaagcctTAAAATaactcactttgaatgtagtgggaaataatacatttgtttcgccttaagttgaatttactacgaataaagttttgcaatatattcaaattttccgaccttcacctgtatattatgacatcaataaataagagcataatatatgtccgtattggttcaatacggaacgcaacttttaattcccaattaacaattccgtatttcaagggacgggtggcaaccctaataaCAATGGATGAAGGatttggtcacgtgacccattggtttctgaagaccagttttgaagcctgttttttcccccctttgatGTGAACAGTTCAGgacttgcagttcctcgactgaccaatAGAGGGCGGCTGCAAAAGCAACTCAATCTCAATTGTCCCACTTTAGAGAAGAAATTATATTTACAGCCTTGTTCAAAAACTGCTGGGATTGGtttgtaccacgccaggagTTTATGTCACGCAttgaatttatttcaaattttttggTAGTCGGCTAAGCCAATTGCTGgccgttatcacttccttaTCCGTGTTCATAAATCTACCGTCTTTCGCTAAGCAAATATCTGTTTGTACGAACCCAGCATCGGGTAAACGGGatggtcatttttgattttgacGTTGAGTCACTATATTAAATGGTGTATACCGCTGTAAAGGTCTgaaggcagctctgcagatattttggcgGGGTTCGGCAGAAGGAGCTGTGAACAAACCTAACTATGATTGATGTGCAGTCAGTGCGTTTCCGAGGGTTTGCTGAGTGTTGGTTTATAGTTAAAATCAAAAAACTATCATTGTCCAAATACTTCTGGACCTAACTGATTTTCCGACCGAATGAGCTGACTCTGTATACATGATTCTGTCTGAAATGTGTTCTTCCTTGTTCTTGCTTACAGAGCATATCAAATATAATTTCCATAGTCACTGCCCATACAACAGCGCTATGAAATAAAAGCCGGAGTATAAATAGCTGTGCAAAAGCCTTGATAAGTGATTGAAGAGACAAAGACGTGAGTGTTGTGGGGCATAAACCTCATCCATGCGGCTGTTGTTTGTTATCTCATATCCGCGATGGCACTCTGGTATTTTCAGAGACGGCGCATCTTTGTCAAGCGCCTCCTTTCAGCGGTGCAGGTCAAAGTGTGTGAGTAAGTGTGAGCATGTCTGTTGCCGGGATCAAAGGCATAGCATATAATCCGTCGCTGTCAGTTGGGCATTAACAGGAAAGTTCACAGGGGTGTGTGGGGAGTTGTTCATTTTCTTGTCAAAGCGCAAAACACAACAGCTCTCTGTGGTTAAAAAGGATGCAAGGCATTATTAACAGCACAACTTCGTTACCATACCAATGTTTCTATATAAACAGTAGTGGATCAGAAGATTATTCCAAATTTGAAAAGGGTCACAACATACCAGATCCAAAAATAATTCCCTTTTTTCATATTGCATTGGACTGATAATGCTAAATCTCATTCTAAACTGTTAAAATCATCAACCTGTTCTTCTGAAAAAGGCCCCAGCATTTTTATTGGGATGCACGTACCTTGCAGTAGACAAACCCCTCTATTCTTCAGGAGGGGAGATCCTGTGTCTGGCTATGTGACGAGTCTTGTCGCCCGCTCATACCACGACTCCTTTTGCTGAGAGCCGGTGGGAAGTGGGAAGTATAGTTAGCTGAGGCATTACCCAGGCACTGACAAGGCCTCCCTGAAGGGGTTTAAGGTTTTGTGAGATTATAGACTGAGATGATTGTGTCTCTTTGCCCCCCTGCAATCTCCTGTGTGGCTATCCTGTTCAGTTGAAAGTGCTGTGTTGAAAGTGAGCTCTTCCCATCGTGGACAAACACAGAGGCCTGCAGAAGGACAGGTTTGTGTGAGTCCTCCTATTAACCACTAGAGCTGCCCCTCATCCCAATCTAATGGCTCCCACTTATGCTGTCATCGCCATGCCGACCAGCTGTCAGCTTTGGTGTAACAAGGCTTTTGTTCTTGGGAGAGCTGCAACTACGTCGTTTTGATCTGCCTTGGCCTACAACAAGTCACCTCGAAGGAGCCACCAAAATAAATGCTTCTCTTCTCCGCAGAGATCATCTGATTGGGTGGTGGGGGTGGTGTGAGGGGGGGGCAACAACTGCTGACACCTCATTGTAAAGCCCTGTTACATTAAGCTAAGATGATGTCCCGGCACAGGTCAAATAAAGGTCTAGTTGTTGAGGCCCCGACAGACTGCATACAAAGTCCGCTGGCAGCTGTTCGCTGGTCGACTTCCGAGGATTATGCAGGGGAAAAGAAGAATATGCAATATCAGCAATCTTTTGGCCCAAAAGAATCGGCACTGCCTGCTGTCAAAGTTAATAATCCAAAAAGACAAAGATCAGCACCTGTTATCCACCCGCTGCAAATCCTGGCTGTGTTGTAAAATTACAGACAGCACCAGTGTAGATTAACACACATTAAACTCAATCCATGGTAATCTGCTTTGCTGACGTGCGATTCATTTTTCATGACGTTCATATGCCAACACAGTCTAAAAGATAATAGTTTTTGTTTGACGGAGAATATAGGCCACCGCCTGGATGTCACGTGATGACAGACGTGTCGCAATGTGGCAGCAAAGATTAGAGGAGGCATTGAACACAGTTATGCAGTTGGTTGGAGTTTATTTATGGTCTACATGACAGAGTGATTATCAGTCACTCATCTGGACATCAGGAGGGGGAAATTAATTTTTCATTAATACATTGGTAATGTGATCTGGAGCAGAGGGTGACTCCAGCTACTTGGAAACAGCATTTGGGAAAATCCGAACAAATAATATgggaattagggctgggcgatatggaccaaaagtcatatctcgatattttctagctgaatggcgatactcgatatatatcgatattttttctgtgccttaattggggtttcccccaaagcattatagcatagcatctctgttagcttcatttttttctgaggcaaacccttaaaaaaacagtcagttttaatacaaagcctcgagccaaatgtcacacaggtacctttattaacagaggtctgcacaatatcaaaatgtataaaacaaatgaaataaaaataaactgcctgcatatatagaataaaaattcttcttgaataaaataaaacaaatatccctttcctgcataacaattaaattaaaataccctgtgcaattaatacaatgtagacagtaacaggcagacttttccactgaggttgacagttgtgcaaataacaaaacatttgtgcaaatctcaaataaaacattcaagtcaatttgtcacaaaataagctatatcataataataaaaaaaaaaaaatgtaaaaaaaaaaatatatatatatatatatatattttttttttaaatcgatataaacgatattgtctcgtaccatatcgtgtttgaaaatatatcgatatatattaaaatctcgatatatcgcccagccctaatgggaATTATTGGAAATTTGTAGTATCTTAAATATAGcagaataaaaatattatttcagGATAATCTCGGTTAAAATGGAAGCCACTTGAATCCaacaactaaactaaactaaactttggTGGAGTTTAACAAACACAAATTGTTTAGGGTACAGTTAGCTAGTGCTCAGATATGCTAAGCGAAATTTGACTGAGCAAAGCTCATGGCATCAGTTATCAGTTATCAATGATAAACTCCAAAATACTTGTtatgtgtgcactgcattgcaTCAGCATTTTAACTTTTCCCTAATGGAAACTCACGGAATAGTGCCATATTCACAATTTGACTCCCAAATTTAAACCCCTTTTGCACATTTATGGAAATTTGctggttcttcttctttctttttttttacctctttgaaatgttactTGAATCTGATGTCATGTACCGTAGGTGCTGACGGTCCTTTCACAAAACACCAAGATCCATGGCACTCCATCACTGGTTGATGCAACAATGGATTATTACACGAGTGCAGTTCTAGACGTGTGTTTCTTTAAAATGACTGCAACTACATGAATGCAGAGAGAAGAGAATTACTCTACATGTACGCACAGTTCCCGCCGGCCTCATTATTCTCCCTGACCTTCCTGTGCTTGTATGTGAGGGATTAGGCCTGTGGGCCGGGCTGGTGGTCTTCCCAGGCTATTTTTATGAAGATGTTTGCTCCCCTTAATCCTTTTGGACAACTGATATGGGCAGATGCACTAAGACACAAACGTAATTAGCCAACTGTCAGTCAAAGACGAGTCCGAGCATTTAGACAAAGAAAAAGTGGATTTATTTCAGACAAGCTTTTTAAATTCCTAAAGATTGGTATTGGAGATTGAGTTAAAGGCGACACACATCTAAAGTAGCATACTGATTTTAAAGCTATGGGAGCACTACTATTTGTAAGAATATAAAGATTTAAATTGCTGTTTGTGCTcctctgcttttattttcctgagagtaggttaaaacacacacacgtaacGCTTCAACTTCCCCTTTCTGAGGTAATGCCAGAGTTCTCTCCTTCCTGGTAAGAGATCCTGGTAATAATTCAGTACCTGGCAATCATGAAGTTGTTGGCACTTACGTCCCGTAATCCATCTGCTgggcttgtgtgtgtgtagcaggCACTGACAAAAGCCACAAGTGTGTCCAAGCCCGTCATGGCATCCAAATGGTTCACTCTCTCTGCTGTGTCCAAACATTTATGCGGCTGGGATTTGATGTTTGAGAACTAAAATTGTTGAATTGTTGATAAAAGAGTTTCTGCAATAATCTTTATTTTTCGTTTCTTTGtgcctttctttttatttatcttttaaacCATCAATAATTGTTAAATCAGTTCTTGGTGATGTGTGCTACATGAGCTCCCATAAAAGGTGCAGAATGATGTAGCGGAGCATCTCCATTCTCTCCAGAGATTACCACTAATAAGAGAGCCTGTATTTATAGAAGAGCCCCTCAGTGGATACCCCATAATCCTGCCTGGGCCGCTTTCATCCCTGCCTCATCCCTGCGTCTGGACCGCTCACACGCTGCAGACCCCGACTGCATTCTTAGCCCACATCGACTGAGGTACAGGcttctttaaagcagcactttcCTTCTGAAAAGAAGGGGATGTTTTGTTTGATCTCTTTACTTTCATGATGAGAGAgggtaaaataaaagagaattgtgttttgactttttcattgttttttttccttctcacttattttttccttgccgtccagctttcctcctcctgctgTTTTTGAccta is a window of Cololabis saira isolate AMF1-May2022 chromosome 16, fColSai1.1, whole genome shotgun sequence DNA encoding:
- the LOC133462457 gene encoding 4-galactosyl-N-acetylglucosaminide 3-alpha-L-fucosyltransferase 9-like — protein: MSSGSFTKSLQPILITTIILGILMTVFFVYYKPSTSWLYSATEPEVPKDEVRSTVSTKSSKNVTTLLVWFWPFGSKYDLTVCSSAFNIEGCFITADRTFYNQSDGLLIHYRDVSGDLSNLPKLERPPFQKWIWMNLESPTHSWTHPGVENLFNLTLNYRRDADINVPYGSILAAKTKEDFVPPSKDKLVCWIVSNWDPNHVRVKYYNELKNHIEIHTYGNAFNHRLSDQDFLPTIRSCKFYLSFENSIHKDYITEKLYNPLSVGTVPVVLGPPRKNYENFVPGDAFIHINDFASAKELAEYLLQLDKNEEMYLKYFKWRRHFRAKTVQFWAEHTCKACDYLKRHSEYQVFKGLDKWYWG